A single region of the Lineus longissimus chromosome 14, tnLinLong1.2, whole genome shotgun sequence genome encodes:
- the LOC135498949 gene encoding uncharacterized protein LOC135498949 isoform X2: MHHRIFKPKLHLQMDNCWRENKNRYILSFLFFLVHIDVFEEVSLNFLPVGHTHEDVDQMFRCINTAISSCGNINTLDEFMDRLTDKDTFSPKIEVHNVQSVFNWRDHIIPFLPIQATPVPIQESRWAGKDALSPVG; this comes from the exons ATGCACCACCGCATCTTTAAACCCAAACTCCATCTACAAATGGACAATTGTTGGAGGGAGAACAAGAATCGCtacattctttcattcttgttctTCCTTGTGCAtatagatgtttttgaagag GTATCTCTGAACTTCTTACCAGTTGGTCATACGCATGAGGAtgttgatcagatgttcag ATGTATCAATACAGCCATTTCTTCCTGCGGCAATATCAATACTCTGGATG AATTCATGGATAGACTAACGGACAAAGACACATTCTCGCCTAAGATtgaagtacataatgtacaaagTGTGTTCAACTGGCGTGACCACATAATTCCATTCTTGCCAATCCAAGCCACACCAGTTCCAATTCAGGAAAGTAGATGGGCAGGCAAGGATGCGCTATCGCCTGTGGGCTGA
- the LOC135498949 gene encoding uncharacterized protein LOC135498949 isoform X1, with the protein MELDEVRKGVKALGPRLVSRDHQWWDRYFLALENPNVNDKEWPLPKISQTIGFWEIDEDMTDVPQHLLEIRSGLTQQCPAVIIGNQGQMPAIQEVDRTKIEIGDLAAIYTVEKEGRPWIAKVIDINEDTIKIHWFHGSWNGVCRPWYNNISKKQVPRLDEVHVTSVVLWGFRLTEKGACLTRTVARELKDRYDQIDSEETSSSLS; encoded by the exons ATGGAGCTGGACGAGGTCCGCAAAGGCGTCAAGGCTCTCGGGCCAAGACTGGTGTCCCGAGATCACCAGTGGTGGGACCGCTACTTCCTAGCACTGGAAAATCCTAAC GTCAATGACAAGGAATGGCCGCTGCCCAAAATCAGCCAAACGATCGGCTTTTGGGAAATTGATGAAGATATGACAGACGTACCGCAGCATCTGTTGGAGATCAGATCCGGCCTCACACAACAATGCCCAGCG GTGATCATTGGTAATCAAGGACAAATGCCGGCAATTCAAGAGGTAGATCGAACAAAAATTGAGATTGGTGATCTGGCGGCAATATACACCGTGGAAAAGGAGGGTAGACCATGGATCGCCAAGGTGATTGATATCAATGAGGACACGATCAAGATTCATTGGTTCCATGGGTCTTGGAATGGAGTTTGCCGGCCATGGTACAACAACATCAGCAAAAAGCAAGTACCACGGCTGGATGAAGTTCATGTGACGAGTGTTGTTCTGTGGGGGTTTAGATTGACAGAGAAGGGTGCTTGTTTGACTAGGACTGTGGCCAGAGAGTTGAAAGACAGGTACGATCAAATAGATAGTGAGGAGACATCTTCCTCTCTTTCATAA